Proteins encoded within one genomic window of Apis mellifera strain DH4 linkage group LG1, Amel_HAv3.1, whole genome shotgun sequence:
- the LOC726944 gene encoding ATP-binding cassette sub-family G member 4 isoform X1 codes for MEILMHEMSNGQETSTVDTKIYTINKQSTKKIENAQIKDEEQLMKTNSTDTIDIVFENITYTVSLGCRKGQKEILHGINGRLPAKHLIALMGPSGAGKSTLLNILSGFRTTGVDGNININGHAREINSFRKCSAYITQDDRLEALLTVNENMTVAADLKLPTSTPRYEKEAIIEEILTILGLREHMNTQTGRLSGGQKKRLSIALELVNNPTVMFLDEPTTGLDSLSCTQVINLLKLLARQGRTIICTIHQPSATIFQLFDLVYILSKGECLFHGSTDYLVSYLENIKLPCPVYYNPADYVIELACGEYGEDKISLLVSAAENGKNLQWFKNSNILLESNGLKTLHSHKNLNINNKNSLQATPVIHQIKILMKRGFLMCKRDTTLTHLRILANIAVGLMLGLVFLESGTDGARVLSNYNLLFSILIHHMMTTMMLTVVTFPMQMSILLKEHFNRWYSLKAFYTALSLVDLPLSIFCCLIFTIIVYFITSQPLEMSRFLMFFSISLLVVLISQGFGLMIGAICNVINGTFIGPTLSVPMMMFAGFGVSLRDIPIYLKWGTYISFLRYSLEGYIGAIYGLDRPVLSCKEKVIYCHYKYPTKFLSDIAMEGDQFWNDIVALFIILIITRCTAYLFLKWKIISIR; via the exons atggaaatattaatgCACGAGATGAGTAATGGCCAGGAGACAAGCACAGTTGATACGAAGATTTACACCATAAATAAAcaatcaacaaaaaaaatagaaaatgcaCAAATCAAAGATGAAGAACAACTCATGAAAACCAACTCGACGGATACCATTGATATTGTCTTCGAAAATATCACGTATACAGTGTCACTCGGTTGCAGGAAAG GTCAAAAGGAGATATTACACGGAATCAATGGAAGGCTTCCAGCAAAACATTTAATCGCCTTAATGGGTCCGTCCGGAGCGGGAAAATCGACCTTGCTGAATATCCTGTCGGGGTTCAGGACGACTGGTGTTGATGGAAATATCAACATCAACGGTCACGCccgagaaataaattcttttcgaaa ATGTAGCGCATATATCACGCAAGATGACCGTTTGGAAGCTCTCTTGACGGTCAACGAGAACATGACAGTCGCAGCTGACCTCAAGCTGCCCACGAGCACCCCCAGATATGAAAAGGAAGCGATA ATTGAAGAAATTCTCACTATCTTAGGCTTACGCGAGCATATGAACACTCAAACTGGTAGATTAAGTGgaggacaaaaaaaaagactgtCTATTGCTTTGGAATTAGTTAATAATCCGACCGTTATGTTCCTTGATGAACCGACGAC aGGTTTGGATAGTTTATCATGCACACaagtgataaatttattaaaattacttgcACGGCAAGGAAGAACAATTATCTGCACAATTCATCAGCCTAGCGCaacgatttttcaattgtttgatTTG gtttatatattatcaaaaggAGAATGTCTATTTCACGGTTCAACCGACTATTTAGTttcttatttagaaaatatcaaattgccATGTCCTGTGTATTATAATCCAGCTGATTACG tGATTGAATTGGCTTGCGGTGAATATGGAGAAgataaaatatcgttattaGTATCAGCCGCGGAAAATGGCAAGAATTTACAATGgttcaaaaattctaatattttattagaatcgaATGGTCTAAAAA cattGCATTCacacaaaaatttgaatataaataataaaaatagtcttCAAGCAACTCCTGTAATAcatcaaatcaaaattttaatgaaaagagGTTTTTTGATGTGTAAAAGAGATACT acATTAACACATTTACGAATCTTAGCCAATATAGCTGTTGGCTTAATGCTTGGCCTAGTATTTCTCGAATCGGGTACAGACGGTGCCAGAGTGTtaagtaattataatcttttgttCTCCATTCTCATACATCACATGATGACCACAATGATGCTTACCGTAGTTACTT TTCCTATGCAAATGAGCATTTTATTAAAGGAACATTTCAATAGATGGTACAGTTTAAAGGCATTTTATACCGCTTTATCATTAGTCGACTTACCACTTTCGATATTCTGCTGcttaatttttactataattgtatattttatcacaTCTCAGCCATTAGAAATGTCACGATTTCTAATGTTTTTTTCGATTAGTTTACTGGTAGTTTTAATATCTCAGGGATTTGGTCTTATGATTGGAGcaatatgtaatgtaatt aatggaACTTTCATAGGACCCACTTTATCTGTGCCAATGATGATGTTTGCAGGTTTTGGTGTATCATTACGTGATATAccaatttatcttaaatgGGGTACATATATCAGTTTCTTGCGATATAGTTTAGAagg ATATATCGGTGCCATATATGGACTTGATCGACCAGTGTTATCCtgtaaagaaaaagttatatattgcCATTATAAATATCCAACAAAGTTTCTTTCTGATATTGCTATGGAAGGTGATCAATTTTGGAATGATATCGTAGCGCTTTTCATAATACTTATCATAACCCGGTGTACtgcatatttatttcttaaatggaaaattatatctattcgaTAA
- the LOC726944 gene encoding ATP-binding cassette sub-family G member 4 isoform X3, with product MEILMHEMSNGQETSTVDTKIYTINKQSTKKIENAQIKDEEQLMKTNSTDTIDIVFENITYTVSLGCRKGQKEILHGINGRLPAKHLIALMGPSGAGKSTLLNILSGFRTTGVDGNININGHAREINSFRKCSAYITQDDRLEALLTVNENMTVAADLKLPTSTPRYEKEAIIEEILTILGLREHMNTQTGRLSGGQKKRLSIALELVNNPTVMFLDEPTTGLDSLSCTQVINLLKLLARQGRTIICTIHQPSATIFQLFDLVYILSKGECLFHGSTDYLVSYLENIKLPCPVYYNPADYVIELACGEYGEDKISLLVSAAENGKNLQWFKNSNILLESNGLKTLHSHKNLNINNKNSLQATPVIHQIKILMKRGFLMCKRDTTLTHLRILANIAVGLMLGLVFLESGTDGARVLSNYNLLFSILIHHMMTTMMLTVVTFPMQMSILLKEHFNRWYSLKAFYTALSLVDLPLSIFCCLIFTIIVYFITSQPLEMSRFLMFFSISLLVVLISQGFGLMIGAICNVIKIFVKF from the exons atggaaatattaatgCACGAGATGAGTAATGGCCAGGAGACAAGCACAGTTGATACGAAGATTTACACCATAAATAAAcaatcaacaaaaaaaatagaaaatgcaCAAATCAAAGATGAAGAACAACTCATGAAAACCAACTCGACGGATACCATTGATATTGTCTTCGAAAATATCACGTATACAGTGTCACTCGGTTGCAGGAAAG GTCAAAAGGAGATATTACACGGAATCAATGGAAGGCTTCCAGCAAAACATTTAATCGCCTTAATGGGTCCGTCCGGAGCGGGAAAATCGACCTTGCTGAATATCCTGTCGGGGTTCAGGACGACTGGTGTTGATGGAAATATCAACATCAACGGTCACGCccgagaaataaattcttttcgaaa ATGTAGCGCATATATCACGCAAGATGACCGTTTGGAAGCTCTCTTGACGGTCAACGAGAACATGACAGTCGCAGCTGACCTCAAGCTGCCCACGAGCACCCCCAGATATGAAAAGGAAGCGATA ATTGAAGAAATTCTCACTATCTTAGGCTTACGCGAGCATATGAACACTCAAACTGGTAGATTAAGTGgaggacaaaaaaaaagactgtCTATTGCTTTGGAATTAGTTAATAATCCGACCGTTATGTTCCTTGATGAACCGACGAC aGGTTTGGATAGTTTATCATGCACACaagtgataaatttattaaaattacttgcACGGCAAGGAAGAACAATTATCTGCACAATTCATCAGCCTAGCGCaacgatttttcaattgtttgatTTG gtttatatattatcaaaaggAGAATGTCTATTTCACGGTTCAACCGACTATTTAGTttcttatttagaaaatatcaaattgccATGTCCTGTGTATTATAATCCAGCTGATTACG tGATTGAATTGGCTTGCGGTGAATATGGAGAAgataaaatatcgttattaGTATCAGCCGCGGAAAATGGCAAGAATTTACAATGgttcaaaaattctaatattttattagaatcgaATGGTCTAAAAA cattGCATTCacacaaaaatttgaatataaataataaaaatagtcttCAAGCAACTCCTGTAATAcatcaaatcaaaattttaatgaaaagagGTTTTTTGATGTGTAAAAGAGATACT acATTAACACATTTACGAATCTTAGCCAATATAGCTGTTGGCTTAATGCTTGGCCTAGTATTTCTCGAATCGGGTACAGACGGTGCCAGAGTGTtaagtaattataatcttttgttCTCCATTCTCATACATCACATGATGACCACAATGATGCTTACCGTAGTTACTT TTCCTATGCAAATGAGCATTTTATTAAAGGAACATTTCAATAGATGGTACAGTTTAAAGGCATTTTATACCGCTTTATCATTAGTCGACTTACCACTTTCGATATTCTGCTGcttaatttttactataattgtatattttatcacaTCTCAGCCATTAGAAATGTCACGATTTCTAATGTTTTTTTCGATTAGTTTACTGGTAGTTTTAATATCTCAGGGATTTGGTCTTATGATTGGAGcaatatgtaatgtaatt aaaatatttgttaaattttag
- the LOC726944 gene encoding ATP-binding cassette sub-family G member 4 isoform X2 produces MGPSGAGKSTLLNILSGFRTTGVDGNININGHAREINSFRKCSAYITQDDRLEALLTVNENMTVAADLKLPTSTPRYEKEAIIEEILTILGLREHMNTQTGRLSGGQKKRLSIALELVNNPTVMFLDEPTTGLDSLSCTQVINLLKLLARQGRTIICTIHQPSATIFQLFDLVYILSKGECLFHGSTDYLVSYLENIKLPCPVYYNPADYVIELACGEYGEDKISLLVSAAENGKNLQWFKNSNILLESNGLKTLHSHKNLNINNKNSLQATPVIHQIKILMKRGFLMCKRDTTLTHLRILANIAVGLMLGLVFLESGTDGARVLSNYNLLFSILIHHMMTTMMLTVVTFPMQMSILLKEHFNRWYSLKAFYTALSLVDLPLSIFCCLIFTIIVYFITSQPLEMSRFLMFFSISLLVVLISQGFGLMIGAICNVINGTFIGPTLSVPMMMFAGFGVSLRDIPIYLKWGTYISFLRYSLEGYIGAIYGLDRPVLSCKEKVIYCHYKYPTKFLSDIAMEGDQFWNDIVALFIILIITRCTAYLFLKWKIISIR; encoded by the exons ATGGGTCCGTCCGGAGCGGGAAAATCGACCTTGCTGAATATCCTGTCGGGGTTCAGGACGACTGGTGTTGATGGAAATATCAACATCAACGGTCACGCccgagaaataaattcttttcgaaa ATGTAGCGCATATATCACGCAAGATGACCGTTTGGAAGCTCTCTTGACGGTCAACGAGAACATGACAGTCGCAGCTGACCTCAAGCTGCCCACGAGCACCCCCAGATATGAAAAGGAAGCGATA ATTGAAGAAATTCTCACTATCTTAGGCTTACGCGAGCATATGAACACTCAAACTGGTAGATTAAGTGgaggacaaaaaaaaagactgtCTATTGCTTTGGAATTAGTTAATAATCCGACCGTTATGTTCCTTGATGAACCGACGAC aGGTTTGGATAGTTTATCATGCACACaagtgataaatttattaaaattacttgcACGGCAAGGAAGAACAATTATCTGCACAATTCATCAGCCTAGCGCaacgatttttcaattgtttgatTTG gtttatatattatcaaaaggAGAATGTCTATTTCACGGTTCAACCGACTATTTAGTttcttatttagaaaatatcaaattgccATGTCCTGTGTATTATAATCCAGCTGATTACG tGATTGAATTGGCTTGCGGTGAATATGGAGAAgataaaatatcgttattaGTATCAGCCGCGGAAAATGGCAAGAATTTACAATGgttcaaaaattctaatattttattagaatcgaATGGTCTAAAAA cattGCATTCacacaaaaatttgaatataaataataaaaatagtcttCAAGCAACTCCTGTAATAcatcaaatcaaaattttaatgaaaagagGTTTTTTGATGTGTAAAAGAGATACT acATTAACACATTTACGAATCTTAGCCAATATAGCTGTTGGCTTAATGCTTGGCCTAGTATTTCTCGAATCGGGTACAGACGGTGCCAGAGTGTtaagtaattataatcttttgttCTCCATTCTCATACATCACATGATGACCACAATGATGCTTACCGTAGTTACTT TTCCTATGCAAATGAGCATTTTATTAAAGGAACATTTCAATAGATGGTACAGTTTAAAGGCATTTTATACCGCTTTATCATTAGTCGACTTACCACTTTCGATATTCTGCTGcttaatttttactataattgtatattttatcacaTCTCAGCCATTAGAAATGTCACGATTTCTAATGTTTTTTTCGATTAGTTTACTGGTAGTTTTAATATCTCAGGGATTTGGTCTTATGATTGGAGcaatatgtaatgtaatt aatggaACTTTCATAGGACCCACTTTATCTGTGCCAATGATGATGTTTGCAGGTTTTGGTGTATCATTACGTGATATAccaatttatcttaaatgGGGTACATATATCAGTTTCTTGCGATATAGTTTAGAagg ATATATCGGTGCCATATATGGACTTGATCGACCAGTGTTATCCtgtaaagaaaaagttatatattgcCATTATAAATATCCAACAAAGTTTCTTTCTGATATTGCTATGGAAGGTGATCAATTTTGGAATGATATCGTAGCGCTTTTCATAATACTTATCATAACCCGGTGTACtgcatatttatttcttaaatggaaaattatatctattcgaTAA
- the LOC411997 gene encoding ATP-binding cassette sub-family G member 4 isoform X2 — translation MEAHHYDTIVDSTIKMIDEERCTIQLRDDQNLNPSNQPVTKIYIEFNNLSYTIHSNKGKSKKILENVTGYFRPGRLMAIIGPSGAGKTTLLRIICSLKSNIEGSILVNGKKWNSSAFRKQTCFLPQEFVLLPLLTAKETLYIAARLKIKNIHEPYAINLIVMEIAENLNLTNCLNTLVKNLSGGEHKRLSIGVEIITKPSVILLDEPTSGLDSTSSYQVIELLHKIAKEGCTIVCAIHQPSSRIISQFDDLLVMHNGISFYCGPWNDVFSTFSEAGYLCPQFYNISEFILEVVVGERSGDLNNLRKISYDKYLKWKICFQHSIITTDVTSTSKLNIINKSKLYFIWNEQKILLLRAIICIKRDNTLTKLRFVAHVIVALLLGVVFYDSGTNANKANSNIACIFFVLLFLYFANSMPAVQIFPVETAVFLREYLNNWYRLKSYFLVKVLSDLPLQIIIPSIFIIITYYMTGQPMEFNRFLHTWLICILITILGQSSGMLVGAAFDTQLGTFLIPAFNMPMILFAGFFLKFSEVVSYLQPLCAISFFRITLVDQVHIWHRYIYEIVKKKIRL, via the exons ATGGAAGCACATCACTACGATACAATCGTTGattcaacaataaaaatgatcgACGAGGAAAGATGCACTATTCAATTGAGAGACGATCAGAATTTGAATCCAAGCAACCAACCAGTTACCAAAATATACATTGAGTTTAATAATCTCTCATACACGATCCATTCCAATAAAG GAAAATCAAAGAAGATATTAGAAAATGTGACAGGATATTTTCGTCCTGGAAGATTAATGGCGATTATTGGTCCTTCTGGTGCAGGAAAGACTACGTTACTCCGTATTATATGTTCTTTGAAATCTAATATCGAAGGTTCAATTCTCGTTAACGGTAAAAAATGGAATAGTAGTGcttttcgaaaacaaacatGTTTCCTGCCACAAGAATTTGTTCTACTACCTTTGCTTACTGCAAAAGAAACGTTATATATTGCAGcacgtttgaaaattaaaaatattcatgaacCATATGCCATTAATTTGATT GTAATGGAAATAGCAGAAAACTTAAATTTGACGAATTGTTTAAATActttagtaaaaaatttaagcgGTGGAGAACATAAAAGATTGTCAATCGGCgtagaaataattacaaaaccatctgttatattattagatgAACCAACCAGTGGACTTGATAGTACATCTTCATATCAg gtaatcgaattattgcataaaataGCCAAAGAAGGTTGTACGATTGTTTGTGCAATTCATCAACCCAGCAGTCGCATAATATCACaatttgatgatttattaGTTATGCATAATGGAATTTCCTTCTATTGTGGACCTTGGAACGATGTTTTTTCTACCTTTAGCGAAGCAGGCTATCTGTGtcctcaattttataatatatctgaatTTA ttctaGAAGTAGTGGTAGGCGAAAGAAGTGGTGATTTAAACAATCTACGCAAAATtagttatgataaatatttaaaatggaagATATGTTTCCAACATTccattataa CAACAGATGTTACATCtacttcgaaattaaatattatcaacaaatcaaaattatattttatctggaACGAAcagaagattttattattgagagcaataatttgtattaaaagagACAAT actttaacaaaattaagatttgTAGCTCATGTAATAGTAGCTCTTCTACTAGGTGTAGTTTTTTATGATTCCGGAACTAATGCTAATAAAGCTAACAGCAATATAGcttgtatatttttcgttttactatttttatattttgcaaattctATGCCGGCTGTACAAATAt ttCCTGTAGAAACTGCTGTTTTTTtacgagaatatttaaataattggtatcgtttaaaatcttattttttggtGAAAGTTTTATCAGATTTACCATTACAA atTATCATACCTTCAATATTcatcattattacatattacatgACTGGTCAACCAATGGAATTCAATAGATTTTTACATACTTGGttgatttgtattttaataacgatTCTTGGACAATCATCGGGAATGCTTGTTGGTGCTGCATTCGATACGCAA ttGGGTACGTTTTTAATCCCTGCTTTCAATATGCCAATGATACTATTTGCCGGATTTTTCCTGAAATTTAGCGAGGTGGTATCATATCTTCAACCTTTATGTGCCATTAGTTTTTTTAG GATAACACTGGTCGATCAAGTCCATATATGGCACCGATATATCtacgaaattgtaaaaaaaaaaataagattataa
- the LOC411997 gene encoding ATP-binding cassette sub-family G member 4 isoform X3 — protein MEAHHYDTIVDSTIKMIDEERCTIQLRDDQNLNPSNQPVTKIYIEFNNLSYTIHSNKGKSKKILENVTGYFRPGRLMAIIGPSGAGKTTLLRIICSLKSNIEGSILVNGKKWNSSAFRKQTCFLPQEFVLLPLLTAKETLYIAARLKIKNIHEPYAINLIVMEIAENLNLTNCLNTLVKNLSGGEHKRLSIGVEIITKPSVILLDEPTSGLDSTSSYQVIELLHKIAKEGCTIVCAIHQPSSRIISQFDDLLVMHNGISFYCGPWNDVFSTFSEAGYLCPQFYNISEFILEVVVGERSGDLNNLRKISYDKYLKWKICFQHSIITTDVTSTSKLNIINKSKLYFIWNEQKILLLRAIICIKRDNTLTKLRFVAHVIVALLLGVVFYDSGTNANKANSNIACIFFVLLFLYFANSMPAVQIFPVETAVFLREYLNNWYRLKSYFLVKVLSDLPLQIIIPSIFIIITYYMTGQPMEFNRFLHTWLICILITILGQSSGMLVGAAFDTQLG, from the exons ATGGAAGCACATCACTACGATACAATCGTTGattcaacaataaaaatgatcgACGAGGAAAGATGCACTATTCAATTGAGAGACGATCAGAATTTGAATCCAAGCAACCAACCAGTTACCAAAATATACATTGAGTTTAATAATCTCTCATACACGATCCATTCCAATAAAG GAAAATCAAAGAAGATATTAGAAAATGTGACAGGATATTTTCGTCCTGGAAGATTAATGGCGATTATTGGTCCTTCTGGTGCAGGAAAGACTACGTTACTCCGTATTATATGTTCTTTGAAATCTAATATCGAAGGTTCAATTCTCGTTAACGGTAAAAAATGGAATAGTAGTGcttttcgaaaacaaacatGTTTCCTGCCACAAGAATTTGTTCTACTACCTTTGCTTACTGCAAAAGAAACGTTATATATTGCAGcacgtttgaaaattaaaaatattcatgaacCATATGCCATTAATTTGATT GTAATGGAAATAGCAGAAAACTTAAATTTGACGAATTGTTTAAATActttagtaaaaaatttaagcgGTGGAGAACATAAAAGATTGTCAATCGGCgtagaaataattacaaaaccatctgttatattattagatgAACCAACCAGTGGACTTGATAGTACATCTTCATATCAg gtaatcgaattattgcataaaataGCCAAAGAAGGTTGTACGATTGTTTGTGCAATTCATCAACCCAGCAGTCGCATAATATCACaatttgatgatttattaGTTATGCATAATGGAATTTCCTTCTATTGTGGACCTTGGAACGATGTTTTTTCTACCTTTAGCGAAGCAGGCTATCTGTGtcctcaattttataatatatctgaatTTA ttctaGAAGTAGTGGTAGGCGAAAGAAGTGGTGATTTAAACAATCTACGCAAAATtagttatgataaatatttaaaatggaagATATGTTTCCAACATTccattataa CAACAGATGTTACATCtacttcgaaattaaatattatcaacaaatcaaaattatattttatctggaACGAAcagaagattttattattgagagcaataatttgtattaaaagagACAAT actttaacaaaattaagatttgTAGCTCATGTAATAGTAGCTCTTCTACTAGGTGTAGTTTTTTATGATTCCGGAACTAATGCTAATAAAGCTAACAGCAATATAGcttgtatatttttcgttttactatttttatattttgcaaattctATGCCGGCTGTACAAATAt ttCCTGTAGAAACTGCTGTTTTTTtacgagaatatttaaataattggtatcgtttaaaatcttattttttggtGAAAGTTTTATCAGATTTACCATTACAA atTATCATACCTTCAATATTcatcattattacatattacatgACTGGTCAACCAATGGAATTCAATAGATTTTTACATACTTGGttgatttgtattttaataacgatTCTTGGACAATCATCGGGAATGCTTGTTGGTGCTGCATTCGATACGCAA ttGG GATAA
- the LOC411997 gene encoding ATP-binding cassette sub-family G member 4 isoform X1 has product MEAHHYDTIVDSTIKMIDEERCTIQLRDDQNLNPSNQPVTKIYIEFNNLSYTIHSNKGKSKKILENVTGYFRPGRLMAIIGPSGAGKTTLLRIICSLKSNIEGSILVNGKKWNSSAFRKQTCFLPQEFVLLPLLTAKETLYIAARLKIKNIHEPYAINLIVMEIAENLNLTNCLNTLVKNLSGGEHKRLSIGVEIITKPSVILLDEPTSGLDSTSSYQVIELLHKIAKEGCTIVCAIHQPSSRIISQFDDLLVMHNGISFYCGPWNDVFSTFSEAGYLCPQFYNISEFILEVVVGERSGDLNNLRKISYDKYLKWKICFQHSIITTDVTSTSKLNIINKSKLYFIWNEQKILLLRAIICIKRDNTLTKLRFVAHVIVALLLGVVFYDSGTNANKANSNIACIFFVLLFLYFANSMPAVQIFPVETAVFLREYLNNWYRLKSYFLVKVLSDLPLQIIIPSIFIIITYYMTGQPMEFNRFLHTWLICILITILGQSSGMLVGAAFDTQLGTFLIPAFNMPMILFAGFFLKFSEVVSYLQPLCAISFFRYAFEGILQAIYDGNREKLRCYEIYCHLRSPKKILEEMDMPTISYYAIILGLCLWILCIQIMTYLVLKWKTHKAK; this is encoded by the exons ATGGAAGCACATCACTACGATACAATCGTTGattcaacaataaaaatgatcgACGAGGAAAGATGCACTATTCAATTGAGAGACGATCAGAATTTGAATCCAAGCAACCAACCAGTTACCAAAATATACATTGAGTTTAATAATCTCTCATACACGATCCATTCCAATAAAG GAAAATCAAAGAAGATATTAGAAAATGTGACAGGATATTTTCGTCCTGGAAGATTAATGGCGATTATTGGTCCTTCTGGTGCAGGAAAGACTACGTTACTCCGTATTATATGTTCTTTGAAATCTAATATCGAAGGTTCAATTCTCGTTAACGGTAAAAAATGGAATAGTAGTGcttttcgaaaacaaacatGTTTCCTGCCACAAGAATTTGTTCTACTACCTTTGCTTACTGCAAAAGAAACGTTATATATTGCAGcacgtttgaaaattaaaaatattcatgaacCATATGCCATTAATTTGATT GTAATGGAAATAGCAGAAAACTTAAATTTGACGAATTGTTTAAATActttagtaaaaaatttaagcgGTGGAGAACATAAAAGATTGTCAATCGGCgtagaaataattacaaaaccatctgttatattattagatgAACCAACCAGTGGACTTGATAGTACATCTTCATATCAg gtaatcgaattattgcataaaataGCCAAAGAAGGTTGTACGATTGTTTGTGCAATTCATCAACCCAGCAGTCGCATAATATCACaatttgatgatttattaGTTATGCATAATGGAATTTCCTTCTATTGTGGACCTTGGAACGATGTTTTTTCTACCTTTAGCGAAGCAGGCTATCTGTGtcctcaattttataatatatctgaatTTA ttctaGAAGTAGTGGTAGGCGAAAGAAGTGGTGATTTAAACAATCTACGCAAAATtagttatgataaatatttaaaatggaagATATGTTTCCAACATTccattataa CAACAGATGTTACATCtacttcgaaattaaatattatcaacaaatcaaaattatattttatctggaACGAAcagaagattttattattgagagcaataatttgtattaaaagagACAAT actttaacaaaattaagatttgTAGCTCATGTAATAGTAGCTCTTCTACTAGGTGTAGTTTTTTATGATTCCGGAACTAATGCTAATAAAGCTAACAGCAATATAGcttgtatatttttcgttttactatttttatattttgcaaattctATGCCGGCTGTACAAATAt ttCCTGTAGAAACTGCTGTTTTTTtacgagaatatttaaataattggtatcgtttaaaatcttattttttggtGAAAGTTTTATCAGATTTACCATTACAA atTATCATACCTTCAATATTcatcattattacatattacatgACTGGTCAACCAATGGAATTCAATAGATTTTTACATACTTGGttgatttgtattttaataacgatTCTTGGACAATCATCGGGAATGCTTGTTGGTGCTGCATTCGATACGCAA ttGGGTACGTTTTTAATCCCTGCTTTCAATATGCCAATGATACTATTTGCCGGATTTTTCCTGAAATTTAGCGAGGTGGTATCATATCTTCAACCTTTATGTGCCATTAGTTTTTTTAG atATGCATTTGAAGGTATTCTGCAAGCAATTTATGAtggaaatagagaaaaattgcgatgttatgaaatttattgtcATTTACGTTCGCCTAAAAAAATTCTGGAAGAAATGGATATGCCtacaatttcttattatgCAATTATATTAGGTTTATGTCTTTGGATATTATGTATACAAATTATGACATACTTAGTACTTAAATGGAAAACACATAAAgctaaataa